From Candidatus Manganitrophus morganii, the proteins below share one genomic window:
- a CDS encoding AAA family ATPase has product MYLPFFGFKEPPFKLSPDPRFFFSSKKHQEAFSHILYGLKERKGFIVVTGEVGTGKTTLCRHLLAKLDPTVRTALLFNPQLTTVELLQSINQDFGLKGDGQTKKALLDELNRFLLDLLAQGGNALLIIDEAQLLTIECLEEIRLLSNLETDQSKLIQILLIGQPELKETLSQHALRQLRQRISIMYEIEPLDRKEVTAYIDARIEVAGGKEKVAFAPKAIDRIYAFSNGFPRLINVVADQALLAAYVANTTFVSETLVQQAVEELKKADAAGPSRLPVRRTALLGRYALPVAWGMALLIPIFLAGLLWKGGLFSREAVRVESVQAKPSSDVASSPPIEALTGTVGMQERSAGSPAPIVLPPGKNIPEIAPSKPLFDPDGIYRVELLVETEKGAYLTLLNLLTPLPPEERWREKSMGEVLQWLRENNIETYPLPLTLKKVLAFNSPLLFSFSEEAGHRYQVLVKIEGEEALLYDPLDGRKRVPLRELTAAWKGSGILLWREMEGLELPFRRVGPDPSVQKIQEVLTKEGLYVGPADGLWGPQTAKALRFFQQKEGLEEDGLFGTETHLLLSKRAGEGTPSLR; this is encoded by the coding sequence ATGTATCTTCCTTTTTTCGGTTTTAAAGAGCCCCCTTTCAAGCTCTCCCCCGACCCGCGCTTTTTTTTCTCCAGCAAGAAACATCAAGAGGCTTTCTCGCATATTCTTTACGGCCTGAAAGAGCGGAAAGGTTTCATCGTCGTCACCGGGGAGGTCGGCACCGGGAAGACGACCCTCTGCCGGCACCTGCTGGCCAAGCTCGATCCGACCGTCCGGACCGCCCTTCTCTTCAATCCCCAGCTGACCACGGTGGAGCTGCTGCAGAGCATCAACCAGGACTTCGGTCTGAAGGGGGATGGGCAGACCAAGAAGGCCCTGTTAGATGAGCTGAACCGGTTTCTTCTTGATCTTCTCGCGCAGGGGGGAAACGCCCTCCTCATCATCGACGAAGCGCAGCTGTTGACCATCGAGTGTCTGGAGGAGATCCGCCTTCTCTCCAACCTGGAGACCGACCAGTCGAAGCTGATCCAGATCCTCCTGATCGGGCAGCCGGAGCTGAAGGAGACCCTCTCGCAGCATGCGCTGCGCCAGCTTCGGCAGCGGATCTCGATCATGTACGAAATCGAGCCGCTCGACCGGAAGGAGGTCACCGCCTATATCGACGCCCGAATCGAGGTGGCGGGGGGAAAGGAAAAGGTCGCCTTTGCGCCGAAGGCGATCGATCGGATTTATGCTTTCAGCAATGGGTTTCCGCGGTTGATCAACGTCGTCGCCGACCAGGCCCTTCTGGCCGCCTATGTGGCGAACACAACCTTTGTCTCCGAGACGCTGGTCCAGCAGGCGGTGGAGGAGTTGAAGAAAGCCGATGCTGCCGGCCCTTCCCGCCTGCCGGTGAGACGGACCGCGTTGCTCGGCCGTTATGCGCTCCCGGTCGCCTGGGGGATGGCCCTCTTGATTCCGATTTTCTTGGCAGGTCTTCTTTGGAAAGGAGGGCTTTTCTCTCGGGAAGCGGTCCGGGTCGAATCGGTGCAAGCCAAGCCCTCGTCCGATGTCGCATCATCCCCTCCCATCGAGGCGTTGACGGGGACCGTCGGCATGCAGGAGAGATCCGCGGGGAGCCCGGCCCCCATCGTCCTCCCTCCGGGAAAAAATATCCCGGAGATAGCTCCATCCAAACCGCTCTTCGATCCGGACGGCATTTATCGGGTTGAACTCCTTGTCGAGACCGAAAAGGGGGCCTATCTCACCCTGCTGAATCTCTTGACCCCGCTTCCGCCCGAGGAGCGATGGCGGGAGAAGAGCATGGGAGAGGTGCTTCAGTGGCTGCGGGAAAACAATATCGAGACGTATCCGCTGCCGCTCACGTTGAAGAAGGTCCTCGCGTTTAATTCGCCGCTTCTCTTCTCCTTCAGTGAGGAGGCTGGACACCGTTACCAGGTTCTCGTTAAGATCGAGGGGGAGGAGGCGTTGCTCTATGATCCATTGGACGGACGGAAGCGGGTTCCCCTTCGCGAGCTGACCGCGGCATGGAAGGGGAGCGGCATTTTGCTTTGGCGGGAAATGGAAGGGTTGGAACTTCCATTCCGAAGGGTGGGGCCGGACCCCTCCGTTCAAAAAATCCAAGAGGTCCTGACCAAAGAAGGTCTCTACGTCGGGCCGGCCGACGGCCTTTGGGGACCGCAAACGGCGAAGGCCCTCCGCTTCTTTCAGCAGAAAGAGGGATTGGAGGAAGATGGTCTCTTCGGAACCGAGACCCATCTTCTTCTCTCCAAGCGGGCCGGCGAAGGGACTCCTTCCTTAAGATAG
- a CDS encoding DUF6036 family nucleotidyltransferase, with product MSQVDLERVITLLKEFSHRKKGGLRLILVGALALQHYGMRDRATFDLDAEVSGDLEGLFQFLKDHQIPADLGEDISGWSVIAMPPGYQDRAVTLYEDAHLEVKALSPLDLIIAKLRRFTEEDIQDALFIAGKYGIRAEEIERAADAAIQSSAKDTALFLFRRNVQLFLEKVRGN from the coding sequence TTGTCGCAAGTCGACCTTGAACGAGTCATCACGCTCCTTAAAGAGTTTTCCCATCGGAAAAAAGGGGGTCTGCGGTTAATCCTCGTCGGTGCCCTTGCGTTGCAGCATTACGGCATGCGCGACAGGGCGACCTTCGATCTTGATGCGGAAGTAAGTGGAGATTTGGAGGGGCTTTTTCAATTTCTTAAAGATCATCAGATTCCCGCCGATCTCGGGGAGGATATTTCCGGCTGGTCGGTGATCGCGATGCCCCCCGGCTACCAGGATCGCGCGGTGACCCTCTATGAGGACGCACACCTTGAAGTAAAGGCCCTCAGCCCCCTCGATTTAATCATTGCGAAGTTGCGCCGGTTCACGGAAGAAGATATCCAGGATGCTTTGTTTATCGCAGGAAAGTACGGCATCCGAGCCGAGGAGATCGAGCGCGCCGCCGATGCAGCGATTCAATCCTCCGCCAAGGACACGGCCCTTTTTCTTTTTCGAAGGAATGTTCAACTGTTTTTAGAAAAGGTAAGAGGGAATTAG
- a CDS encoding rhomboid family intramembrane serine protease: protein MIPLKDDLPTRTTPVVTIGLIAVNIVVFFYEISLGPSAEEFIFAFGAIPANLVRGLEGGAPSIVAASSVLTSMFLHGGLMHVAGNMLYLWIFGNNIEDVMGHVRFIFFYIICGVLAAYSHALTEPGSRVPMIGASGAVSGVLGAYLLLFPHAKVLTLVPIGFFIQIIRIPAVLVLGIWFLVQTVSGLFSGGQVGGIAWFAHVGGFLAGMALIYPFKKKQRKRRQEGWF from the coding sequence ATGATCCCATTGAAAGATGATCTCCCGACCCGCACCACGCCGGTGGTGACGATCGGCCTGATCGCCGTGAATATCGTTGTGTTCTTCTACGAGATTTCGCTCGGTCCGTCCGCCGAGGAATTTATCTTCGCCTTCGGCGCGATTCCGGCGAACCTGGTCCGGGGGCTGGAGGGGGGGGCGCCGTCGATCGTGGCGGCTTCGAGTGTTTTGACCTCGATGTTCCTGCACGGCGGTTTGATGCATGTGGCGGGGAACATGCTCTACCTTTGGATTTTCGGAAACAACATCGAAGATGTGATGGGGCATGTCCGCTTCATCTTCTTCTACATCATTTGCGGCGTGCTTGCCGCCTACAGCCACGCCCTCACCGAGCCCGGCTCCCGCGTTCCGATGATCGGGGCCAGCGGCGCGGTGTCGGGGGTCCTCGGCGCCTATCTTCTCCTTTTCCCTCATGCGAAGGTCTTGACCCTCGTTCCGATCGGTTTCTTCATCCAGATCATCCGCATCCCGGCCGTGTTGGTCTTGGGGATCTGGTTTCTGGTTCAAACGGTCAGCGGCCTCTTCAGCGGGGGCCAGGTCGGCGGAATCGCCTGGTTCGCCCACGTTGGCGGTTTCCTCGCCGGCATGGCGCTGATCTATCCCTTCAAGAAGAAGCAGCGAAAGCGGCGGCAAGAAGGGTGGTTTTGA
- a CDS encoding tetratricopeptide repeat protein yields MKAFQLLSRSLWKRSGTLLWVFSLLLLPLFTPAVFSAEKDDSALFFEGHDLMEKRQPEKAIPIFEEVLQKYPQSKIRDLALFWLGRAYLETKQTDKSRETLSQLDQAFPESPLRTKLQRMIVSKEAALARAEKREVEKREREAKEAAAKAASPPKAAAKKTPPAAAKEALSEEKMPAPPRSASTRPAEGFLLVIPQVAEVKVEPSADEKRGYPGEDVEFPVVITNRGNGEDSFTLDSTFPIEFRPTFYAEGSAGETIQTTPTLQPDQSFRARLRVHLPSNMTDNQNKVFEIKVASRFDRNSFQWVRKTVVASAPLLLGEYRSDKERARPGEEVRYTIVLINNGSSEARDVRVRYAYHPSLVFLSASPQPERVESAGRAIYWNLSGINSKGNEKIEVAFKVGDETAAGQQVLNRGTYLASVGGEVPFLSPPVSVMQVASLRLEGAKEEQRVVSGDQVFFPFTLTNLGNGPDQFALKAAGAPSDRLTLYFDKNQDGLFQSGEPAITETPLLGTRENFPVLVGVKVPVGRDGERLDIRLDAQSRHDGKAIATASRALLLSLPMVAIQSQLLSRDNLPGGVISYQATVTNNGSGLARNVIVSELLPPELEFVHADPEPTEKEGKRWIWKMNDLGPQQKRTFAVSVRIRKGLPAGTTVQKQTEIFYQDLHGNRYP; encoded by the coding sequence TTGAAGGCATTTCAGCTCTTATCCAGATCTCTTTGGAAAAGATCAGGGACCCTTCTCTGGGTATTCTCCCTTCTACTTCTTCCCCTCTTTACCCCCGCGGTATTCTCCGCCGAGAAGGACGACAGCGCCCTTTTCTTCGAAGGGCACGATCTGATGGAGAAACGCCAGCCGGAGAAGGCGATTCCGATCTTCGAAGAGGTGCTTCAAAAATACCCTCAGAGTAAGATACGCGATCTGGCGCTCTTCTGGCTCGGCCGCGCCTATCTGGAAACGAAGCAGACCGACAAGAGCCGGGAAACCCTCTCCCAGCTTGATCAGGCTTTTCCGGAGAGCCCCCTCCGGACAAAATTGCAGAGAATGATCGTTTCAAAAGAAGCCGCGCTCGCCCGCGCGGAAAAACGAGAGGTGGAGAAAAGGGAAAGAGAAGCGAAGGAAGCGGCGGCGAAAGCGGCCTCCCCTCCCAAAGCCGCCGCGAAGAAAACCCCTCCCGCTGCGGCAAAGGAAGCGCTTTCGGAAGAGAAAATGCCGGCTCCGCCGCGGTCCGCGTCCACCCGTCCGGCCGAGGGATTTCTTCTTGTCATTCCGCAGGTCGCCGAGGTCAAGGTCGAGCCGTCGGCCGATGAGAAGCGGGGATATCCCGGCGAGGATGTCGAGTTCCCGGTCGTGATCACCAATCGCGGAAACGGCGAAGATTCGTTTACCCTCGATTCGACCTTTCCGATCGAGTTCCGTCCCACCTTCTATGCCGAGGGGAGCGCCGGGGAGACGATCCAGACCACCCCGACCCTCCAGCCCGACCAATCGTTCCGGGCGCGGCTGCGGGTCCATCTTCCTTCGAACATGACCGACAACCAGAACAAAGTCTTTGAGATCAAGGTCGCCTCCCGATTCGACCGGAACAGTTTTCAGTGGGTGAGGAAGACGGTCGTCGCGTCGGCGCCGCTGCTCCTCGGCGAGTACCGCTCCGACAAAGAGCGGGCGCGTCCGGGGGAAGAGGTCCGGTATACGATCGTCCTGATCAACAATGGAAGTTCGGAAGCGCGCGACGTGCGGGTCCGCTACGCTTATCATCCTTCTTTGGTCTTCTTAAGCGCTTCGCCGCAGCCGGAGCGGGTCGAGTCGGCCGGCCGGGCGATCTATTGGAACCTCTCCGGAATCAATTCGAAGGGAAATGAGAAGATCGAGGTTGCCTTCAAGGTGGGGGACGAAACCGCCGCCGGCCAGCAGGTATTGAACCGCGGGACCTATCTCGCCTCGGTCGGCGGAGAGGTCCCCTTTCTCTCGCCGCCGGTCTCCGTGATGCAGGTCGCCTCGCTCCGTCTCGAGGGGGCGAAGGAGGAGCAGCGGGTCGTTTCGGGAGATCAGGTTTTCTTCCCGTTTACTTTGACGAACCTGGGGAACGGCCCGGACCAGTTTGCGTTGAAGGCGGCCGGCGCCCCGTCGGACCGCTTGACCCTCTACTTCGATAAGAACCAGGACGGCCTTTTCCAATCGGGCGAGCCGGCGATCACCGAGACGCCGCTTCTCGGCACACGGGAGAACTTCCCGGTGTTGGTGGGGGTGAAGGTGCCGGTCGGCCGCGACGGCGAGCGGCTCGATATTCGCCTCGATGCCCAGTCGAGACACGACGGCAAAGCGATCGCCACGGCGAGCCGGGCGCTCCTTTTGAGCCTCCCGATGGTGGCGATTCAGAGCCAGCTTCTATCGCGCGACAACCTCCCGGGGGGGGTGATCTCGTACCAGGCGACGGTCACCAACAACGGCTCCGGCCTCGCGCGGAACGTGATCGTTTCGGAGCTTCTTCCGCCGGAGCTGGAATTCGTTCATGCCGATCCCGAGCCGACCGAAAAAGAGGGCAAGCGGTGGATTTGGAAGATGAACGATCTGGGACCGCAGCAGAAGCGGACCTTCGCCGTCAGCGTTCGCATCCGAAAAGGGCTTCCGGCCGGAACGACGGTGCAGAAGCAGACCGAGATTTTTTATCAAGATCTTCACGGAAACCGATATCCATAA
- a CDS encoding fibronectin type III domain-containing protein, producing the protein MYLQWRRWLSVLVLLISFSISPPFVHSQVSLPIEGKSSVGGNSGPFTYSIPIAVPPGRNGLTPGLGLTYNSSGGNGFLGVGWDLPIGYVMRSMKNGVDYNCTSSAANPCFVFMLGGASSELIPRNDWPSCSNNDCYGAKIEGGFIKFRFINNSYWQAVDKAGTTYTFGQDPTTKHSQQSGPPGVFKWALETVTDIHNNTISYSYLNDQGEIYPATVDYQSNHIVFVPDSGNRTDKPTLFGSNFSVTTSYRLSEIKVYSNWNGTAGTLNRKYVLGYCGAGASCAVSNSGRSILGKVTQYGSDGDTPGAKALPDVTFVSKNVAVDWTTSTWTGYSPTSTLGYRCFGGDLNGDGKTDSWCETNSSSGSWDVFLSTGTGWTQPSPWTGPAIAFPVSRHCFTGDLDGNAKTDMWCQATSGSSSWDIWLSTGTGWNHASSWSGSSSGPPTSFPASQCLTGDLDGNGKTDFWCQSEGPPGNWEVRLSTGTGWSAPSLQSGPAPNFPVSNQCLSGDLNGDGKTDFWCWINGWKIALSNGTGWQTPLSWSGPTPGIPVDNRCFTGELNGDGKTDFWCQTGNGTGLWDVRFSTGSSWFTPSSSPWSGPAIALPVGNQCRSGDLDGDGKTDFWCQGSMGSGNWDLRISTGSGWTAKPLTGTVINNPWSIKPSLNTSRQFLGVGVVNGTLYAVGGSNGAGTPFSTVEAYNPETDTAWTNKNSMNTARGELGVGVVNGKIYAVGGWNGSTSFSTVEEYNPVSNTWATKNQSAPMTPRRGLAVGVINGILYAVGGRGSNNAYLGTVEAYDPVANTWSTKTSMPTPRSRLAVAVVNGKLYAIGGRNSTSDALTTVEEYNPETNSWATKTSTPPAFDITSGAGVVNGIIYVISTADGSAFDTLMAYDPMSDVWTENVPMPTERYALAAGVVNETLFMVGGFTDASGIVGTVQAFTPTDMNPCREGDLDGDGKIDFWCHQSSGNWKITQMNTGTSEIDTGISDLLIVVSNGIGGNTSIFYKPSSAYWTSNDAGWNLPFVSQNVDGISVCDNYNGTFCPAGANFSTTNYSYKGAYYSAAAREFRGYASIKATNPENNNTTETFYHQGNGVTVAADNGSDLEGYTAGRPYRVVVKDNTGETRSKKEFIYTADEGGVPYFTPLQQENSWFCDTTSSCKETEAVYTYDHTYGNLTREDRKGDLSTVTDDQTVVRSFSPNTTTWILGLPTSEIIYKGISTDGSNRMAQSDFYYDESTSCSAPLTSHTSNSPTKGDLTTVVRWLNVGGANPEAQTVYDSYGNVTCTWDANGNKTTISYDGSSTFPKVVTNALGHQMITQYYGVDGVAADNGLYGQVKSVTDPNAKVTTTTYDKFGRKIQVNSPEGGSTTWSYPCVSATGCTPDATNIFGTVGSQYVKTTTSTEATTTLSSWVYFDGLGRTIKEKKTGPDSKFIVADTHYNNLGQVDSKTLPYFEGGGMNGSTTYTYDVIGRQQQITYPDNTVQTPVRTLFCYLLWSSGTIDPKNHLRWETKDAYGRLLKVYEFTTTYSTCPTSDPATSAYATTTYVYDALGNLTSVTDAANKVTSIQYDSLSRKTFMNDPDVGGVSYGYDSVGNIIRQGDSRGKILSFTYDALNRVKTKTASNDTQPPDPPTNVKATANGTTSVTVTWNVSNDNGVIDHYEVWRRSSLSGSSYFRVTPDPTTTTLTDSGVTSTVTYLYKVRAIDKAGNVSGYSTIDLATTYAFTDDPLIAGSTAVKTAHIVDLREAVKAVRATAGVLPNTPPWTDSILNGLLIKTIHVKDLRDYLAPALNALGFSPPTYTDPTLTAGSTVVKKAHIEELRDAVK; encoded by the coding sequence ATGTACCTACAGTGGCGGCGCTGGTTATCTGTTTTGGTTCTGCTCATTAGTTTTTCAATTTCTCCTCCCTTCGTCCATAGTCAAGTTTCTCTCCCCATTGAAGGAAAGAGTTCCGTCGGCGGAAATTCAGGCCCCTTCACCTACTCCATTCCTATTGCAGTTCCTCCCGGTCGCAACGGCCTTACTCCCGGATTAGGGCTTACATACAACTCTTCGGGTGGAAATGGTTTTCTCGGCGTAGGCTGGGATTTGCCGATTGGTTATGTCATGCGGAGCATGAAGAATGGCGTCGACTACAACTGTACTTCTTCTGCTGCCAATCCCTGCTTCGTCTTCATGCTGGGAGGTGCTTCTTCTGAACTGATTCCCCGAAACGATTGGCCTAGTTGTAGTAATAACGATTGCTATGGTGCCAAAATTGAAGGGGGTTTCATCAAGTTTCGTTTCATCAATAATTCTTATTGGCAGGCCGTTGATAAAGCTGGAACGACTTACACATTTGGACAGGATCCAACCACAAAACATTCGCAGCAATCCGGTCCTCCGGGGGTTTTCAAATGGGCGCTCGAAACGGTCACTGATATCCATAACAATACCATCAGTTACTCATATTTGAATGACCAAGGAGAAATCTACCCCGCCACAGTCGATTATCAATCGAACCACATTGTCTTTGTCCCAGATAGCGGCAACCGCACGGACAAGCCAACGCTCTTTGGATCGAATTTCTCTGTAACGACGTCCTACCGATTATCAGAAATCAAAGTTTACTCTAATTGGAACGGGACTGCGGGGACACTCAACCGAAAGTACGTTTTGGGCTACTGCGGGGCAGGTGCCAGTTGCGCCGTTAGCAATAGCGGGAGAAGTATCTTAGGCAAGGTGACACAGTACGGAAGTGATGGAGACACACCGGGGGCCAAGGCGTTGCCTGATGTCACATTTGTTTCGAAGAATGTTGCAGTAGATTGGACAACATCTACATGGACTGGCTACTCTCCCACATCGACGCTTGGATATCGTTGTTTTGGTGGAGATCTTAATGGAGACGGAAAGACCGATTCTTGGTGTGAGACCAACAGCAGTTCTGGATCTTGGGATGTGTTTTTATCGACCGGAACAGGTTGGACGCAGCCGTCTCCTTGGACCGGTCCAGCGATCGCTTTTCCGGTTAGCAGGCACTGTTTCACCGGCGACCTGGATGGAAATGCCAAGACTGATATGTGGTGTCAGGCGACCAGCGGAAGCAGTAGCTGGGATATTTGGTTGTCGACCGGGACCGGTTGGAATCATGCTTCTTCTTGGTCTGGCTCATCGTCAGGTCCTCCCACTAGTTTTCCGGCGAGTCAATGCCTCACAGGGGATCTTGACGGTAATGGGAAAACCGATTTTTGGTGTCAGAGCGAAGGGCCTCCAGGCAACTGGGAGGTGAGGCTTTCTACTGGGACTGGATGGTCGGCGCCATCACTCCAGTCCGGACCTGCGCCGAATTTCCCTGTCAGCAATCAGTGCCTCTCTGGAGATTTGAACGGAGATGGTAAAACTGATTTCTGGTGTTGGATAAATGGTTGGAAGATTGCTCTTTCAAATGGAACGGGATGGCAAACACCTCTATCATGGTCGGGACCAACACCCGGCATCCCTGTGGACAATCGGTGTTTTACCGGCGAGTTGAATGGAGATGGGAAAACCGATTTCTGGTGTCAAACGGGGAATGGTACGGGCCTGTGGGATGTCCGGTTCTCTACCGGGAGCAGTTGGTTCACGCCAAGCTCTTCACCTTGGTCCGGACCTGCGATTGCTCTTCCTGTAGGAAATCAATGCCGGAGTGGTGATCTGGATGGAGATGGAAAAACAGACTTTTGGTGCCAAGGATCGATGGGAAGCGGAAATTGGGACTTGAGAATATCCACAGGAAGCGGCTGGACGGCAAAACCTCTGACCGGGACGGTTATTAACAATCCATGGAGCATCAAGCCTTCACTGAATACTTCACGTCAGTTTCTGGGCGTCGGGGTAGTAAACGGAACCCTCTATGCTGTCGGAGGTTCGAATGGTGCAGGTACTCCTTTCAGCACAGTAGAAGCCTATAACCCCGAGACAGATACTGCTTGGACGAATAAAAACTCAATGAATACCGCACGCGGCGAATTGGGCGTAGGGGTAGTGAATGGGAAAATTTATGCGGTGGGAGGATGGAACGGTTCAACCTCTTTCTCGACGGTAGAGGAATATAATCCCGTCAGCAACACCTGGGCAACTAAAAATCAGTCGGCTCCAATGACGCCAAGGAGGGGCTTGGCGGTGGGAGTGATAAACGGGATCCTCTATGCCGTCGGCGGACGGGGGAGTAACAATGCGTATCTGGGTACGGTCGAAGCATATGATCCGGTGGCGAATACTTGGTCGACAAAAACGTCAATGCCGACCCCGCGCAGTCGTCTGGCCGTGGCCGTAGTGAACGGAAAACTCTATGCGATCGGAGGACGTAACAGCACCTCGGATGCGCTGACAACGGTGGAAGAGTACAATCCTGAGACAAATAGTTGGGCCACCAAAACGTCAACACCACCAGCGTTCGATATTACCTCCGGTGCAGGTGTGGTGAACGGAATTATTTATGTTATCTCGACGGCCGACGGTTCTGCCTTCGATACTTTAATGGCTTATGATCCGATGAGCGACGTCTGGACTGAAAATGTGCCGATGCCGACCGAACGCTATGCTTTAGCAGCCGGGGTCGTGAACGAAACCCTCTTTATGGTGGGAGGGTTTACTGATGCCTCCGGGATTGTAGGCACTGTGCAGGCTTTCACCCCTACCGATATGAATCCGTGTCGGGAGGGAGACTTAGACGGAGATGGGAAAATAGATTTTTGGTGCCATCAGTCGAGCGGCAATTGGAAGATCACACAAATGAACACGGGCACCTCCGAAATCGACACCGGAATCTCCGATTTGTTGATTGTTGTCTCCAACGGAATCGGCGGCAACACGTCTATTTTTTATAAACCTTCCTCGGCATATTGGACTTCTAACGATGCCGGTTGGAATCTACCTTTCGTTAGCCAGAATGTTGATGGAATTTCCGTTTGTGATAATTACAACGGGACGTTCTGTCCGGCAGGTGCGAATTTCAGCACCACGAACTACAGTTACAAGGGCGCCTACTATAGTGCTGCAGCTCGGGAGTTCCGCGGTTATGCTTCTATCAAAGCGACCAATCCCGAGAATAACAATACAACCGAGACCTTTTATCACCAGGGGAATGGCGTTACGGTCGCCGCGGATAATGGCAGCGACTTGGAAGGATACACGGCTGGCCGTCCCTATCGCGTTGTTGTGAAGGATAATACAGGTGAAACACGTTCGAAAAAGGAGTTCATCTACACGGCAGACGAAGGTGGGGTTCCTTATTTCACTCCTCTCCAGCAGGAAAACAGTTGGTTCTGTGATACGACCTCTTCCTGTAAGGAGACCGAAGCTGTATATACTTATGATCATACCTATGGGAATCTAACTCGCGAGGATCGTAAAGGCGATCTCTCGACTGTCACAGACGATCAAACAGTGGTCCGAAGCTTTTCTCCCAATACCACTACTTGGATTTTAGGCCTTCCGACCAGCGAAATTATTTATAAAGGCATCAGCACCGATGGCTCTAATAGAATGGCTCAAAGTGATTTTTACTATGATGAATCGACAAGCTGTAGCGCTCCGCTGACGAGTCATACCTCAAATTCCCCTACCAAAGGAGATCTGACCACGGTGGTTCGCTGGCTGAATGTCGGAGGTGCCAATCCGGAAGCCCAGACGGTTTATGATTCCTATGGAAATGTGACCTGTACCTGGGATGCTAACGGGAATAAGACAACTATTTCTTATGACGGCTCTTCTACTTTTCCGAAAGTCGTCACCAATGCATTGGGTCACCAGATGATAACTCAATATTACGGCGTGGATGGAGTGGCGGCCGATAACGGTCTTTATGGGCAGGTGAAGAGTGTGACCGATCCGAATGCAAAGGTCACGACCACCACTTACGACAAATTTGGCCGAAAGATCCAGGTAAACTCACCGGAGGGGGGTTCAACCACCTGGAGCTATCCATGCGTCAGCGCCACCGGATGTACTCCGGATGCGACAAACATTTTCGGAACGGTCGGTTCACAATATGTCAAAACAACCACCTCTACAGAAGCCACCACTACACTTTCTTCCTGGGTCTACTTTGATGGTCTCGGCCGTACGATTAAAGAAAAAAAGACCGGACCCGATAGCAAATTCATTGTTGCCGATACCCATTACAACAATTTAGGCCAAGTTGACAGCAAGACCCTCCCTTATTTTGAGGGCGGAGGGATGAACGGCTCAACCACCTATACCTATGATGTGATTGGACGTCAGCAGCAGATTACCTACCCGGATAATACAGTCCAAACCCCTGTCAGAACACTCTTCTGCTACTTGCTCTGGTCGAGTGGAACCATTGATCCTAAAAACCATCTGAGGTGGGAGACAAAAGATGCATACGGCCGTTTGCTGAAGGTCTATGAATTTACGACGACCTACTCCACCTGTCCTACGAGCGATCCTGCCACTTCGGCCTACGCGACAACCACTTATGTGTACGATGCCTTGGGGAATCTCACCTCTGTCACCGATGCGGCAAACAAGGTCACTTCTATCCAGTACGACTCCCTATCGCGTAAGACGTTCATGAACGATCCCGATGTCGGAGGGGTATCGTATGGCTACGATAGCGTAGGAAATATAATAAGACAGGGAGACTCGAGAGGAAAGATTCTTTCCTTTACTTACGACGCTCTCAACCGAGTTAAAACCAAAACTGCTTCCAACGATACTCAACCCCCCGATCCACCAACAAACGTTAAAGCAACGGCAAATGGGACCACTAGCGTGACGGTGACCTGGAATGTTTCGAACGATAATGGGGTCATCGATCACTATGAAGTTTGGCGTAGATCTTCTCTGAGTGGTAGTTCCTATTTCCGAGTGACTCCAGATCCGACTACAACGACTCTTACCGACAGTGGGGTTACTAGCACAGTGACCTATCTCTACAAAGTCCGTGCGATCGACAAGGCTGGCAATGTCTCGGGTTATAGCACGATTGATTTAGCAACGACATATGCATTTACAGATGATCCCCTGATCGCCGGGAGCACCGCTGTGAAGACAGCCCATATCGTCGACCTGCGTGAGGCGGTTAAAGCGGTAAGGGCTACGGCGGGGGTGCTACCGAATACGCCTCCTTGGACCGATTCGATTTTGAATGGGCTTCTTATCAAAACGATCCATGTTAAAGACCTTCGCGATTATCTGGCTCCGGCGCTAAACGCGCTTGGATTTAGCCCGCCGACCTACACTGATCCAACATTGACAGCTGGATCGACCGTGGTCAAGAAAGCGCATATTGAAGAGCTGCGAGATGCAGTGAAGTGA
- a CDS encoding YqhA family protein yields the protein MMKPIEQLFETLLWRSRFIVILAVVSSLVSSFILFVIATIDVGWLVVKTVTYLLGSGGGEGYDAFHSNTISHVITAIDDYLLATVLLIFSLGLYELFISKIKQAEEDTHSSSRILLIKTLDDLKDRLAKVILMILIVSFFKNVVHTKFDNPLNILYLGFGILMVALALYFTNKSGHHGE from the coding sequence ATGATGAAACCGATCGAACAACTCTTCGAAACCCTCCTCTGGCGAAGCCGCTTCATCGTCATTTTGGCGGTCGTCTCCAGCCTCGTCTCCTCGTTCATTCTCTTTGTGATCGCGACGATCGACGTGGGATGGTTGGTGGTAAAGACGGTGACCTATCTGCTCGGTTCGGGCGGCGGGGAGGGATACGATGCCTTCCACAGCAACACCATCAGCCACGTCATCACCGCCATCGACGACTACCTACTGGCGACTGTGCTGCTGATCTTCTCGTTGGGGCTCTATGAGCTCTTCATCAGCAAGATCAAACAGGCCGAAGAAGACACCCACAGCAGCTCTCGGATTCTGCTGATCAAGACCCTCGATGATCTGAAAGACCGGCTGGCGAAGGTGATCTTGATGATCCTGATCGTCTCCTTCTTCAAGAACGTCGTTCACACCAAGTTCGACAATCCCCTCAACATCCTCTACCTTGGCTTCGGCATCCTGATGGTCGCCCTCGCCCTCTACTTCACCAACAAGTCCGGCCACCACGGGGAATAA